The Corallococcus exiguus genome includes a window with the following:
- a CDS encoding phospholipase D-like domain-containing protein — protein sequence MGCRLYASASVASAFLREHWPFGPPFPECHGFSPEKGVFASLHAKCVVVDARWVFVTSANFTDRGQTRNIEVGVLLEDAHLAAVLESQFSTGEWFSRVA from the coding sequence GTGGGTTGCCGGCTCTATGCCAGTGCATCGGTGGCCTCGGCGTTCCTGCGGGAGCACTGGCCGTTCGGGCCACCGTTTCCGGAGTGCCACGGCTTCTCGCCGGAGAAGGGAGTCTTCGCCAGCCTGCATGCGAAGTGCGTCGTGGTGGACGCGCGGTGGGTCTTCGTGACGTCCGCGAACTTCACCGACCGGGGACAGACACGGAACATCGAGGTGGGCGTGCTGCTGGAGGATGCGCACCTGGCGGCGGTGCTGGAGTCCCAGTTCTCCACGGGGGAGTGGTTCTCAAGGGTCGCCTGA
- a CDS encoding type VI immunity family protein has product MTKDYPVIRLWSKGEPPVPTARDGVVLHFFIQHEHKEAALAAWRALQHYRQAIPPGSLGWYGADDGDILELDDRGWEVARQKMIERPSGYSGSALLLESPGGGEVSSGYIFEYEGWSSDNPFGKVPFVSVSFTFPTEYLQENGAASFRALALELAQELPFSFGYASFAIISPGSHWSSTRGELIEALLIRYPGLDLHNIEDFGPIIGTRALGPHWLTFLGQPLLGQPGGIDALRNVLPFPEVSLLPMDGDRVLVTLDEWPDPIDTQTKAIPPQYRALARLMEPFLFQYEGKELLPYQHDTNQWLRRFLQP; this is encoded by the coding sequence ATGACAAAGGACTATCCAGTCATCCGCCTGTGGTCGAAAGGCGAGCCTCCCGTCCCCACGGCCCGCGATGGCGTCGTCCTCCACTTTTTCATTCAGCATGAGCACAAGGAGGCCGCGCTGGCGGCATGGCGCGCGTTGCAGCACTACCGTCAGGCCATTCCCCCTGGCTCGCTGGGTTGGTATGGAGCGGACGATGGCGACATCCTGGAGCTCGACGACAGGGGCTGGGAGGTCGCACGCCAGAAGATGATCGAGCGTCCCTCAGGCTACAGCGGAAGTGCGCTGCTGCTGGAAAGCCCAGGAGGAGGAGAGGTCTCCAGCGGCTACATCTTCGAATACGAAGGCTGGTCCAGCGACAATCCCTTCGGCAAGGTGCCCTTCGTCTCGGTGTCATTCACGTTTCCCACCGAATACCTCCAGGAGAACGGAGCAGCCTCGTTTCGCGCCCTGGCACTAGAGCTGGCTCAAGAGCTGCCCTTCAGCTTCGGCTACGCCAGCTTCGCCATCATTTCTCCGGGAAGCCACTGGAGCTCCACGAGGGGAGAGCTGATCGAAGCGCTCCTCATCCGATACCCAGGCCTGGACCTGCACAACATCGAAGACTTCGGCCCCATCATCGGGACCCGTGCGCTGGGCCCCCACTGGCTCACGTTCCTGGGACAGCCCCTGCTGGGACAGCCGGGCGGCATCGACGCGCTCCGGAACGTGCTCCCCTTCCCAGAGGTCTCCCTGCTCCCCATGGACGGCGACCGCGTCCTCGTCACCCTGGACGAGTGGCCAGACCCCATCGACACACAGACGAAGGCCATTCCCCCCCAGTACCGCGCACTGGCCCGCCTGATGGAGCCCTTCCTCTTCCAGTACGAAGGCAAAGAGCTGCTCCCCTACCAACACGACACGAACCAGTGGCTCCGCCGGTTCCTCCAACCCTGA
- a CDS encoding DUF3396 domain-containing protein yields MRDNFPSIQLRARKGWLAGRDGIVISFFIQRTPADFAPAVWRALQTYLRAIPAGTLGWYPSDDGDMAPLDDAGWKHLRQCLLEPPWNGLRSIELMESPSEAGGYHFEYYGRQLGDPILEDPISSVSFTFPTEYLREHGASHLQALALQLGHELPFNFGYASFAIVSPQGLFSSGDWKLTEALLARYPGLDAYNNRELSAVIGTHALVPAWLTFLGQPLLGQLGGIDALRNALPFPEVSLLPMDGDRVLVTLDEWPDPIDTQTKAIPPQYRALAQLMEPFLFQYKGEELLPFQHDTNQWLRRFL; encoded by the coding sequence ATGAGGGACAACTTTCCAAGCATCCAGCTTCGCGCCAGGAAAGGCTGGCTCGCGGGACGCGATGGCATCGTCATCTCCTTCTTCATCCAGCGCACCCCCGCGGATTTCGCCCCTGCGGTATGGCGCGCCCTGCAAACCTATCTTCGAGCCATTCCTGCTGGAACGCTGGGTTGGTACCCGTCCGACGACGGAGACATGGCTCCTCTCGATGACGCCGGATGGAAACACCTCCGGCAGTGTCTGCTGGAGCCGCCCTGGAACGGTCTCCGATCCATCGAACTCATGGAGAGTCCGAGCGAGGCTGGCGGCTATCACTTCGAATACTACGGGCGGCAACTCGGGGATCCCATCCTTGAGGACCCCATCAGCTCGGTGTCGTTCACGTTCCCGACCGAATACCTCAGGGAGCACGGGGCTTCACACCTTCAAGCCCTTGCGCTCCAACTGGGGCACGAGCTGCCGTTCAACTTCGGCTACGCCAGCTTCGCGATCGTCTCACCCCAAGGTTTGTTCAGCTCAGGCGACTGGAAGCTCACCGAAGCGCTCCTCGCCCGGTATCCGGGACTGGACGCCTACAACAACAGGGAGCTCAGCGCAGTCATCGGCACGCACGCCCTGGTCCCCGCCTGGCTCACGTTCCTCGGCCAGCCCCTGCTGGGACAGTTGGGCGGCATCGACGCGCTCCGGAACGCGCTCCCCTTCCCGGAGGTCTCCCTGCTCCCCATGGACGGTGACCGCGTCCTCGTCACCCTGGACGAGTGGCCAGACCCCATCGACACACAGACGAAAGCCATCCCCCCCCAGTACCGCGCACTGGCCCAGCTGATGGAGCCCTTCCTCTTCCAATACAAAGGCGAAGAGCTCCTTCCCTTCCAACACGACACGAACCAGTGGCTTCGCCGGTTCCTCTAA